In Pseudothermotoga hypogea DSM 11164 = NBRC 106472, the following are encoded in one genomic region:
- a CDS encoding glycoside hydrolase family 3 protein, translating into MSRRIFLVVLAIFFSTYSIAAGSIELCEQLSICEKSCVLNAPLQNLLKDVSLLALGCNQNMEIARDVAYVAGMVARSHGFEYVVFGTLDVLTDNDPNPLGKISRSPFITAQIISYMIEGFVSAGVVPILNATGTVNPDVVRSLLTRKMSCPTLVEDKEKAKTLRKMGFDVVFVTGKGELLGKLPTLNVKPPIDLSDLERIRRKALEGAIVLLNRSVKKISVNDPFSVTGVLVFSDEEWILKLAEQVLKGERPSTGRAP; encoded by the coding sequence TTGTCGAGGAGAATTTTCTTGGTGGTCCTGGCAATTTTCTTCTCGACCTATTCGATCGCGGCTGGTTCGATTGAACTATGTGAACAACTTTCAATCTGTGAGAAATCCTGTGTTTTGAACGCGCCTCTGCAGAACCTTTTGAAGGACGTATCGCTGTTGGCACTCGGCTGTAATCAGAATATGGAGATTGCGAGGGACGTTGCATACGTCGCTGGCATGGTGGCACGCTCTCACGGCTTTGAGTACGTTGTTTTTGGAACACTCGACGTGTTGACGGACAACGATCCAAATCCTTTGGGTAAGATCTCTCGATCTCCTTTCATAACCGCCCAGATCATCTCCTACATGATAGAAGGTTTCGTCTCGGCGGGTGTAGTGCCTATACTGAACGCGACCGGGACGGTCAATCCCGATGTCGTCAGATCGTTGCTGACTCGAAAGATGAGTTGTCCAACCTTGGTGGAGGACAAAGAGAAAGCGAAAACATTGCGAAAAATGGGGTTCGATGTTGTGTTCGTGACGGGCAAAGGTGAGTTGCTCGGAAAGCTACCAACTTTGAACGTGAAGCCGCCGATAGATCTTTCAGACCTCGAGCGGATTAGAAGGAAGGCCCTCGAGGGAGCGATCGTGCTTTTGAATCGCTCTGTGAAAAAGATTTCGGTGAACGATCCCTTCTCGGTGACGGGCGTGCTTGTCTTCAGTGATGAGGAATGGATCTTGAAGCTTGCCGAGCAGGTGTTGAAGGGCGAAAGACCGTCAACCGGAAGAGCTCCTTGA
- the ispF gene encoding 2-C-methyl-D-erythritol 2,4-cyclodiphosphate synthase has translation MNLRVGIGTDRHALKKPGKMVLGGVVVSEEVGLKGHSDADVVCHALIDALLGAAALGDIGEYFDQSERWRNASSLVMLKRMRDLLVEKGWTIVNVDVTVTCGAVKLSPFRERMVETLANSLGIDKDSVNVKFKTANNLGFEASEGASAIAVCLISRSSSG, from the coding sequence ATGAACCTAAGGGTCGGGATAGGCACCGACAGGCACGCATTGAAAAAACCTGGAAAGATGGTCCTCGGTGGCGTCGTCGTGAGCGAAGAGGTGGGCCTCAAAGGTCATTCAGACGCAGATGTGGTCTGCCACGCACTGATCGATGCGCTCCTCGGTGCGGCGGCCCTCGGGGACATCGGTGAGTACTTCGATCAGAGCGAGCGTTGGCGGAACGCTTCGAGCTTGGTGATGTTGAAACGAATGAGAGACCTCTTGGTGGAGAAAGGTTGGACCATAGTGAACGTCGATGTGACTGTGACCTGTGGAGCTGTGAAGCTCTCACCTTTCAGAGAAAGAATGGTTGAAACACTCGCGAACAGCCTGGGAATCGATAAGGATAGTGTGAACGTGAAATTCAAGACGGCCAACAACCTGGGCTTCGAAGCGAGTGAGGGAGCTTCGGCGATCGCGGTCTGTTTGATTTCAAGGAGCTCTTCCGGTTGA
- the dnaB gene encoding replicative DNA helicase encodes MPLLPPHNLEAEEAVIGSILIDPSVVNDVMEVLRSNDFYSKKHQAIFAVMEKMYERGDPIDVLSVCEELKKTGQMKFVGSELDVARLAEAVPTSAHVMHYAKIVRDKSILRSLIEAGRNIVESAYEEREVDEILDEAERIVFDIAESRATKTYDHIGSIMHAVFENLEELRTKSSTVLEPGAVVSGLPTGFRVLDRQTSGFHKSDLIIIAARPSVGKTAFALTIARNMAVKFNLSVGIFSLEMSKEQLAQRLLCSESRVDLHKIRTGYLSDQEWERLTIGASKLYKANIVVDDEPSLDPRTLRAKARRMKREYNIDAIFVDYLQLMHTRGGGQESRQQEISEISRSLKLLARELDIAVVALSQLSRAVETREDKRPRLSDLRESGAIEQDADMVLFIYREEYYKKSEKLHEPHEAEIIIGKQRNGPIGTVKLMFEPQTASFHEVERIEVE; translated from the coding sequence ATGCCACTCTTACCCCCGCACAACTTGGAAGCGGAAGAGGCGGTCATCGGAAGCATATTGATCGATCCAAGCGTTGTGAACGACGTTATGGAAGTTCTCAGAAGCAACGATTTCTATTCAAAAAAACATCAAGCGATATTCGCTGTCATGGAGAAGATGTACGAGCGCGGTGACCCCATCGACGTGTTGTCGGTGTGCGAAGAACTGAAGAAGACAGGACAGATGAAGTTCGTCGGTAGTGAACTGGACGTCGCAAGACTTGCAGAGGCTGTGCCGACATCGGCACACGTGATGCATTATGCCAAGATCGTGCGAGACAAATCGATCCTGAGAAGCTTGATAGAGGCTGGCAGAAACATCGTCGAATCGGCCTACGAGGAACGCGAAGTGGACGAGATCTTAGACGAGGCTGAAAGGATCGTCTTCGACATCGCCGAATCGAGGGCCACGAAAACTTACGATCACATCGGCTCGATAATGCACGCAGTTTTTGAAAATCTCGAAGAACTCAGGACGAAAAGTTCTACAGTTCTCGAACCTGGTGCTGTCGTGAGCGGTTTGCCCACAGGTTTCAGAGTGTTGGACAGGCAGACCTCTGGTTTTCACAAGTCTGATCTGATCATCATCGCAGCCAGACCATCTGTGGGTAAGACTGCGTTCGCACTCACGATAGCGCGCAACATGGCCGTCAAATTCAACTTGTCCGTGGGCATATTCAGTCTTGAAATGTCCAAAGAACAGCTCGCACAGAGACTTTTGTGTAGCGAATCGAGGGTGGATCTGCACAAGATCAGGACGGGTTATTTGAGCGATCAAGAATGGGAGAGATTGACTATAGGTGCCTCAAAGCTTTACAAGGCCAACATCGTTGTGGACGATGAACCTTCTCTGGATCCACGTACGCTGCGTGCGAAAGCGAGGAGAATGAAGCGAGAGTACAACATCGATGCCATTTTCGTCGATTATCTTCAGCTGATGCATACACGCGGAGGTGGCCAGGAGAGCAGGCAACAGGAAATATCCGAGATCTCGAGGTCGCTGAAGTTGCTCGCCAGAGAACTCGACATCGCCGTCGTTGCGCTTTCTCAGCTCTCACGTGCTGTGGAAACCCGCGAGGACAAAAGGCCAAGGTTGAGTGATCTGAGAGAATCTGGAGCGATAGAACAGGACGCCGACATGGTGCTGTTCATTTATCGAGAAGAGTACTACAAGAAGAGCGAAAAACTGCACGAACCTCACGAAGCCGAGATAATCATCGGAAAGCAAAGGAATGGTCCCATAGGCACGGTGAAGCTGATGTTCGAACCACAAACAGCCTCGTTTCACGAGGTGGAAAGGATCGAGGTGGAATGA
- a CDS encoding adenosine-specific kinase, which translates to MNIEVVQLNIPEGTNVILGHSHFIKTVEDLYEVVVTTNPNMKFGLAFNEASGPCLVRYEGNDQELIDVAIDNARRIGAGHLFVLLIRNGYPINILNQIKNVQEVCRIFAATANPLQVLVVQTDQGRSVIGVVDGFAVKGVESDKDREWRHNFLRQITKYKK; encoded by the coding sequence ATGAACATCGAAGTGGTTCAGCTGAACATACCTGAAGGAACCAACGTCATCTTAGGGCACTCACACTTCATCAAGACAGTTGAAGATCTCTACGAAGTCGTGGTGACGACCAACCCGAACATGAAGTTTGGCCTCGCGTTCAACGAGGCGAGTGGACCGTGCTTAGTGAGGTACGAAGGAAACGATCAAGAGCTCATCGATGTGGCGATCGACAACGCGAGAAGAATCGGAGCAGGCCATCTGTTTGTGCTTTTGATCAGGAACGGTTATCCCATCAACATACTCAATCAGATCAAGAACGTTCAGGAAGTGTGCAGAATATTCGCTGCCACTGCAAACCCGTTGCAGGTGCTGGTGGTACAGACCGACCAGGGTAGGTCGGTCATAGGTGTGGTGGACGGTTTCGCCGTCAAAGGGGTTGAGTCAGACAAGGACAGAGAGTGGAGGCACAATTTCTTGAGACAGATTACCAAGTACAAGAAGTGA
- a CDS encoding MFS transporter, translating into MKQQQKLALFSSEFLAYALLACMTLLSQYFVHIGLSPSFVGVLMALPSVNALWANQFYFLLAYRFGVRRVVLYAATIGIASLWILFLSKNAFMIFVFCFSLMLSQGGLVPLLESSLVELASRAQLSYGRIRLFGTFGYAAASFLVANLVNEGFVTLFVVYSMLFFSIGLLVQKSKLEMSFHRRPSVRATDKRFSVLFAIVTVAVGFNLFNTVFLPVLVKSKNFHAASVGLSFTLMALSETPFLLFAERITKRFGSFKLLSSAIFVVGLRLILASFVTTEVQLLLTQLLHGWTYIVIYYATLFLMRQKLSAHVLEGTQIVFWMSLQGIGPLLGSSVGGVVVEKMGAEPAYLTFGIIAMSLTIFSWAVEKIWFRKG; encoded by the coding sequence ATGAAACAACAACAAAAGCTTGCGCTTTTCTCAAGTGAATTCTTAGCATATGCCTTGCTCGCTTGCATGACTCTGTTGAGTCAGTATTTTGTACACATCGGCCTTTCCCCGTCCTTCGTTGGAGTCTTGATGGCCCTTCCTTCTGTCAACGCACTTTGGGCGAACCAGTTCTACTTTTTGCTGGCCTACAGGTTTGGCGTGAGAAGAGTGGTCCTTTACGCTGCGACAATTGGGATCGCCTCGCTGTGGATTTTGTTCTTATCGAAGAATGCCTTCATGATATTCGTCTTCTGTTTCTCGCTGATGCTTTCGCAAGGTGGTCTGGTACCTCTTCTGGAATCTTCTTTGGTAGAACTTGCAAGTCGGGCTCAGCTTTCTTACGGCAGGATAAGGCTCTTCGGTACCTTCGGTTATGCTGCCGCTTCTTTCCTGGTGGCCAACCTGGTGAATGAAGGCTTCGTGACGTTGTTTGTAGTTTATTCGATGCTTTTCTTCTCGATAGGGTTACTGGTGCAGAAGAGCAAGCTCGAGATGAGTTTTCACCGAAGGCCATCGGTACGAGCGACTGACAAGAGATTCTCTGTGCTCTTCGCTATCGTTACCGTCGCGGTGGGATTCAATTTGTTCAACACCGTCTTTCTGCCGGTGCTCGTCAAATCCAAGAACTTCCACGCGGCGAGTGTTGGTTTGAGTTTCACACTGATGGCGCTGAGTGAGACTCCTTTTCTGCTTTTCGCCGAACGCATAACAAAAAGGTTCGGAAGTTTCAAGTTGCTATCGAGTGCCATTTTCGTCGTGGGATTGAGGTTGATACTCGCATCGTTTGTGACCACGGAAGTGCAGTTGTTACTGACCCAGCTCCTTCATGGCTGGACTTACATCGTGATCTACTACGCCACGCTGTTCTTGATGAGACAAAAACTTTCGGCACACGTACTGGAAGGTACACAGATAGTCTTCTGGATGTCTCTGCAGGGTATAGGCCCACTCTTGGGCTCCAGCGTTGGGGGCGTTGTTGTAGAGAAGATGGGAGCAGAACCTGCTTATCTCACGTTTGGTATCATTGCGATGTCTCTCACGATCTTTTCTTGGGCTGTTGAGAAGATCTGGTTCAGAAAGGGGTGA